The Priestia koreensis genomic interval GACAAGCGCCGAAGCAGAAAATGTAACGAGCGGAAACTTTAACAGCAAGCGACCAAAGTAATAGTACAGGGTGGCCATCGGTATGCTTGCAAGACCAACCATTAAAATGTACGAGGGATATCGCATTTGAAGAGAAGCAGCTAGAAAACAGGCTGCATCAGTCGGCGCTCCCGGGCTCGACATAATAAAAAATAACGGCCAATGTTTCCCCTTCAGTTTCTGAAAAAGCTTGGGGTACTTGCGCTTTAAACGTACAAACACTTCTGTTCTTGCGTAATGATTGCCAAGCAGATAAATGATGCTTTCTGTAATGCCCATACTGATGATGGTCATAATAATTGTTTCAACAGGAGAAAACAGCATTCCTCCCATAATAATAAATAGGGAGCTAGGAATAAATAATAAAATTCGAAATGAGAACGCGAGGACGAACAATAGATATGCGTAATCGTGCTGATGGCGAATCCAATGTTGAACATCATTTATCGTTATATGATATCGATCGGCTGTTATCCAAGCGATGGACCACAAGCTGATCAAGGCGAGAATCGGAATGAATTTTTTCATGGGAAACCTCCTACGATTCTTTTCCCGATTTCTCTACTGTACAATCCACGTATTGATCATTTCAACTATTTCTTCTTTTAACATTCTTCCTTCGCATACAAAAAAAGGAATCTAGTAAAGATTCCTTTCTGCAGAAGAAGACCGCATCATTAAATCGAAAAGTCTTCTGGAACAAACACTTTTAATTGTTTTGGAAGAACATACACCTCTTCTCCAACTGATAGGTTCAATTCCCTTGCTTCATCCTTTGTTAGTTCTGCTTCTAAAAATTCATTATTGTCTAGGCGATTTAACTCCACTCGCACGACTGAACCAATCGCATGAACATGAAAGACACGTGCTAAAATTCGCTCTGTATGTTCGTTATTGCGGGTGATTTTTAAATCGTGAGGTCGCACATATCCAGTCGCATCTCCGGACGTTTCAAGGTGATTATCTGACAGAGTGGTTTGAATAGACCCGTGATGAAGTCGTCCCTTTTCCAAACGTCCGTGAAAGAGGTTTACGTTTCCTAAAAAGTTGTAGACGAATGGTGTTTGTGGATGATCATACACTTCTTCTGGAGACCCAATTTGCTCAATCGCCCCCTCATTCATCACTACAATTCGATCTGCTACGTCTAATGCTTCCTCTTGATCGTGGGTCACAAAAATACTCGTAATATGAAAGTCATCATGAAGCTTACGAAGCCATCTACGAAGCTCCTTTCGCACCTTCGCATCCAATGCACCAAATGGTTCATCCAATAGAAGAACCTTTGGCTCGACCGCAAGCGCTCGTGCAAGCGCAACCCGCTGCTTTTGGCCGCCGGATAATTGATCTGGATAGCGGCTAGCCAAATGATCAAGCTTAACAAGCGATAAGAGCTCTTCAACTTTTGCTTTTATTTCTGCTTTTGAGGGACGGACGTTTCGCGGTCGAACCTTTAATCCGTACGCGACATTATCAAATACAGTCATATGACGGAACAAGGCATAGTGCTGAAATACAAACCCCACTTGCCGTTCGTTCGCTTCTAATGAGTGGGTTGGGCGGTCATCAAATAAAATCGTGCCCTCATCTGCTGATTCTAGACCTGCGATAATTCGAAGAAGCGATGTTTTCCCTGAACCTGACGGACCTAATAATGCAACCAATTCACCCCTTTTAATTGTTAAGTCTATATTTTGTAACGCTTTGAAAGATCCGAAGTTTTTTGAAATGTTTCGTATTTGAATACTCATCTTTCGCTCTCCCCTTCGTCATAAGCAACAACTCGTTTTGTTTTCCATTCGATTATATTTTTAGCGATCAGAGTCAAGATGGCGATGATCGACATGAGCGAGGCAACGGCAAAAGCTGCTGAAAACTGATACTCATTGTAGAGGACTTCAATATGAAGTGGCATCGTGTTTGTTTCTCCACGAATATGACCAGATACAACCGATACGGCCCCAAATTCTCCAATAGCACGCGCATTTGCTAAAATTAATCCATACAGCAATCCCCATTTAATATTAGGAAGCGTCACATGCCAAAACGTTCTCCATCCACTTGCTCCTAAAATGGTAGACGCTTCTTCTTCAGACGTTCCCTGCGCTTGCATAAGTGGAATTAGTTCACGCGCCACAAATGGAAATGTGACGAATAACGTCGCAAGTAAGATGCCTGGCACAGCGAATATAATTTGAATGTTATGATCTAGGAGGTATTCGCCAAAAAGACCTTGTGCACCGAATAGAAGAACGAAAATTAATCCCGCAATAACAGGCGAAATGGCTACTGGAAGGTCAATAAGCGTCAGTAAGATATTTTTCCCTTTGAACTGAAATTTTGTAATCGCCCATGCTGCTGCAATTCCAAACAAGGCGTTGAGCGGAATTGAAATTAATGCTACTAGGAGCGTCAACTTAATGGCAGAAAGCGCATCAGGGTTCGTAATCGCTTCTAGATATACTCCCCAGCCTTTTTCCAGTGCTTTTGTGAAGATGGCTACAAGTGGCACAATAAGAAACAGTGCCAAGAATAATAAGGCGATCGTAATAAGCAGCCATTGCACAGGATTTGCTTTTTTCTTTGTTTTTATTGTTGCTGTATTTGTCGTATGAGATAAAGGTACGTGACCTGCCACTATGCTGCACCTCCGTAACGTTTGTGCGTCCAGCGCTGAATAAGATTAATGACTAATAAAAGCAGAAATGAAATAAGCAGCATAACGGTCGCAATAGCGGTAGCCCCTGTGTAATCATACTGCTCAAGCTTTGTCATAATGATTAGCGGCGTAATTTCTGTTTTCATCGGCATATTCCCCGCAATAAAAACAACGGATCCGTACTCACCAATTGCGCGTGCGAAGGCAAGCGAGAACCCGGTTAAGATGGCTGGTATGAGAGGAGGAAATATGACCCTTGCAAACGTTTGGAAATTGGTTGCGCCCAAGCTTTGTGATGCTTCTTCTACTTCTTGTTCGAGCCCTTCTAAAATAGGCTGAACCGTACGTACAACAAATGGAAGCCCAATAAAGGTAAGCGCAATGACAATTCCGATAGGCGTAAAAGCAATTTTAAATCCGACTAGCTGTCCTAGCCAGCCGTGCGGTGAATAAAGGGTTGTGAGCGTAATACCTGCCACTGCCGTAGGAAGAGCAAAAGGCAAATCAACTAATCCATCA includes:
- a CDS encoding TVP38/TMEM64 family protein, which produces MKKFIPILALISLWSIAWITADRYHITINDVQHWIRHQHDYAYLLFVLAFSFRILLFIPSSLFIIMGGMLFSPVETIIMTIISMGITESIIYLLGNHYARTEVFVRLKRKYPKLFQKLKGKHWPLFFIMSSPGAPTDAACFLAASLQMRYPSYILMVGLASIPMATLYYYFGRLLLKFPLVTFSASALVFLFVIFFLWIKRRMAQQRTLLHHSK
- a CDS encoding sulfate/molybdate ABC transporter ATP-binding protein gives rise to the protein MSIQIRNISKNFGSFKALQNIDLTIKRGELVALLGPSGSGKTSLLRIIAGLESADEGTILFDDRPTHSLEANERQVGFVFQHYALFRHMTVFDNVAYGLKVRPRNVRPSKAEIKAKVEELLSLVKLDHLASRYPDQLSGGQKQRVALARALAVEPKVLLLDEPFGALDAKVRKELRRWLRKLHDDFHITSIFVTHDQEEALDVADRIVVMNEGAIEQIGSPEEVYDHPQTPFVYNFLGNVNLFHGRLEKGRLHHGSIQTTLSDNHLETSGDATGYVRPHDLKITRNNEHTERILARVFHVHAIGSVVRVELNRLDNNEFLEAELTKDEARELNLSVGEEVYVLPKQLKVFVPEDFSI
- the cysW gene encoding sulfate ABC transporter permease subunit CysW, coding for MAGHVPLSHTTNTATIKTKKKANPVQWLLITIALLFLALFLIVPLVAIFTKALEKGWGVYLEAITNPDALSAIKLTLLVALISIPLNALFGIAAAWAITKFQFKGKNILLTLIDLPVAISPVIAGLIFVLLFGAQGLFGEYLLDHNIQIIFAVPGILLATLFVTFPFVARELIPLMQAQGTSEEEASTILGASGWRTFWHVTLPNIKWGLLYGLILANARAIGEFGAVSVVSGHIRGETNTMPLHIEVLYNEYQFSAAFAVASLMSIIAILTLIAKNIIEWKTKRVVAYDEGESER
- the cysT gene encoding sulfate ABC transporter permease subunit CysT, giving the protein MKQTQPKVYKLPGFGLSMGYTVLYISLIVLLPLTMVFYHTAQMGWTDFWQVVSNPRVVASYRLSFGTAFIGACINAIFGVLIAWVLVRYSFPGKKLIDGLVDLPFALPTAVAGITLTTLYSPHGWLGQLVGFKIAFTPIGIVIALTFIGLPFVVRTVQPILEGLEQEVEEASQSLGATNFQTFARVIFPPLIPAILTGFSLAFARAIGEYGSVVFIAGNMPMKTEITPLIIMTKLEQYDYTGATAIATVMLLISFLLLLVINLIQRWTHKRYGGAA